The Drosophila simulans strain w501 chromosome 3R, Prin_Dsim_3.1, whole genome shotgun sequence genome contains the following window.
TTTTCTAGAAATGGGGGCAAGTCGGTAATGAATCCTTTTTTatgtgaatttaaaatattcacGGAAAAGAGAGTTTCTTAGGCCAATTTTGAGCAAGGATTCTAATATGACTATTTGTGTAAGCTatctatattttaaatttaaattttaaaggcTTTCTTATGAAGAGAGATAAGAAAGGAAGCAAGTTTCCTTAAGTAATGTAAAACTatagagaatgctatagtcgagttccccgactatcataTACCCGTTACTAGTGTCGATAGATATtagggaataaaatgagaaaaaatttcaaaattgtttaaaagtgtagGCTTTGACGTATCTAggacgttagagtgggcggTGCAAAAAGTGTTTTGGGAAACCGATAGAagtttacaagactaataaaattatgaaaaaatatccaacattttttcaataatGTGGGCTTGGCAGTTTTAGGTGGTTTGTGGGTGTTAGAGTGTGGGTGGTAACTTGCGGCCACATGgactattgatcctgatcaagaatatatatactttaaatgGTCGGAACcgctttcttctgcctgttgcatacttttcaacgaatctagtaccttttactctacgagtcACGGGTATTAAAACAGATGTATTCATCTAGGGAATACTGCACCTTTGGCAACTATATGGTGTGCTCGGGCGATTTCGGCGTAGAccaaatgttttaatgtttaCTAAACtgtaaaatgcaaacacaacTCACAACTTAGCCAATAATTTTTGCTttaatatttcagcatttgaatacatacatacaaatttatttaataatttttttgtactgtagatacaaacaaatgaaagtTTCATAATTCAAAAAAACATACACATTAAATAACTTCTatggatatatacatatttacttGCGTAAAAGTTTGAAAGCATTCGTGGGCgaaacatttattatttatatgctACTATGATAACTACGagtaatattttgaaaatcgCACAAGATAAACCTACATATagccaaattcttttcagTTGACAAATAACTCGTTCTTATTGGAATAACATAGGCGCTATTGAAATTGCCTCCACTTAATACAAAATTACCGAACTTAGGACCAAGCCCTGttcacgtggcgtatgcgcgaCTTACCAATTTTACTAGGGTACGATGGGCAAACTCAACAGTGCTGAAGTTTTTACTTTAAGAGCGCAGCTGGCTCCTAAGAGCACCTACGCCTTCGCTTTATCGTCCTAAGAGTTGGTAACCACCTGTGCACGCTCTTGGCTTGTCTGCGTGCTGCCGGTACGGGGAGTTGGACAGACTCTTTGACATTAACGATCGTTGCGGATCGGGCTGTCGGCGGAGGGGCGGCGGAGCAACGACAGGGCGTCGCGGGCTATAAAAGAAGCACATTTAGTGCGCGCTGCTTTTTGAGGTAGACTCAGTGTTATTTAAACAGCGTACCTGTGCCTGTTCGAGACAAGACTCAGCAACAACCAGCTTGACAGCGACAACCCAGTACTGCAGCCCAGCGAATTAGGCAAAACAAGTGAGTCCGGGTCGAGAGAAGAAACTGGAAAGTTGAGATTCGCACAATATTCTGCTTTCAAAAAGACTTAACAGCTGTGCGTAGCACTGTCGACCATTAGACATTTGCAAGCCAACTTCAGTTCTGAGAGACTGGAACGCGATGGTGTGCGCATTTTAGTGCGGTTTTGTCGATGCCAGCGCAGCAatctttaattgaattaaatcgAATAACAAACCAGCTCAAAACTCGAATCAGCAGCCAAAACTCGGTGGTGCGTCTTACGTAAAATACCTGTTTGGACCtcatgcattttttatttaagctgCCCTGCACAGGAGTGTTCGAATAAGTAGTGATCTTCGCTTCAAAGAGTACATACAGCTGTGTAACCAGATAAAATGAGCTGCATACGCCGACAGCATAAGCATATCTGGTGTGTTTTCCCCACAGTGAAAACCACTTCTTACTTACACGTATATCTTGTGGGAGAACGGGTTAAGTTTTCGAACGATATATGTATTAGCCCGCCCAACTGCGTATTCAATACCGCAGATGCACACAAGCAGTACaagtttatatgtatgtgtgtatagtATGTTTTTCTTTATGGGCGAAAACTTACGAGATGATAACAGGTTGCCTGTTATGAATTTGTAGATATTATTTCCGCGAATTGACTTGATAAAGTAGTTTACGTTCACTTCGGCAATATTGTTGATGGCAAAATTCTTGTTTGTATCAGTGTtttgcgttttatttgtttagaaACTCGTAGTTAATTACTTACAGAAACTTACAGGCCCCTTGGGTACGGGCACTTACAGGGAATATAGTTATACATGATTCATACATCATTTCTTTTAActataaaagtaaataaaaagtcTCTTTGTTCAAACTGGAATAAATTACACAATGTTTGAAAACTCAAGTCACGCAATACAATTCAAACGGTATTATATAGAAGAAGATACAACGTTTTGGTCTATTTTCTCGACTGAGCTAGTGGGAGTTAAGATATTTAATAAGAGgtaatgctatagtcgagttccccgattatcagatacccgttactcagctagtgtgaatgcgaacgctaatcgatagatattggggaataaaatgagaaaacaatttataaattgttcaaaagtgtagTCGTGATCGGTTTGGCGACTTTAGCTAGGTCCAAAAAGTGTTTTGAAaagtcgatagaaatttacaagactaaaaaatttatgaaataatatcaaaaaaattttcaaaaatttgggagtggcagttttgggcggctttagggcatattataaatatgtatatatcctgTAATTATACTCTTACTTGAAAAGTAATAGAAATAGTACATTCTGTTAGATTCATTAGCTTCGGGGTGTAAGGTTTAATTAACATCCATTTATCGTAGGCATACACTTTACCCCTTAAAGAAACACCAAGTTTTTGAATCGGTTTTAGTAATTAGAATAATTTTTGAAAGCCAACGGCGTCAGTGTTAAGtaaaacaggaaaaaatgCTTACTTTGGCTAGTCGCCACTGTAATCATACATTTATACAGAATTAAGCGATCACTCCATacaatgtatttattgttaatCAGGATAAATAGTAAAGTCGATCATGCGcatccgtctgtctgtctacaaaaaatatgcatgaaTAGGCATTTTCTACAACATACAGTAgtatttatacccgttactcgtagagcaAAAGAGTacactagattcgttgaaaaatatgtaacaggtagaaggaatcGTTTCCGACCatttaaactatatatattcttgaccAGGATCGATatccgagtcgatctggccatgtccgtatgtccgtatgaAGGTTTCGATCTCAGGAACAATCAAAGCAATCACATTCCatagacatagacgcagcgcaaatTTGtcgacccatgttgccacacccactcttACACCCGCAAACCGATCAAAACTGTTACGCCCACACTTGAAAAATGTgatatttttccatatttttattagtttggtTAATTTcaatcgatttgccaaaaacttttggccatgcccactctcgcgcccacaaaccgcataatcctgccacgcccacacttttgaataattttgaacttttatctctaatttatttcccctatctatcgatatcccagaaaaataatgaaacttCGCGTTCGCATTTGCACTAGCTGAGTACCGAGTATCATATAGTTGGAAAACTCAGctattttccaatttgattTCAAGATAAAGTACACATTGCAATATTGCAATAAGTaacaaatttgttatatttcaaatatatgttttttaacGGTTTATCTTTCTTACAGATATTTACTAACAtctttatttacaaatatcCATTAAAATGTGTGGTAAGTATTTgagcacaaatattttttttcgactTAGCAGTAAAAGTTTAGACAAATTGGGAACATCTGTTTTTTTCCTCAAGTTATTGATTAATTTCCGTGCTTAACGTTTGATTTTGTCGGCGCACAAagacttttataaattttaaaatgccgGCATATGGGGCCCGTCCTATTAAGGTTTATATTAAATCTCGCGCAGTAGGCTACTGAGATGTGATTTTACCATTTAAAGAGCATTGATTTAGGCAGCAACATTCagtgttatttaaattattatattagaGTGGTCTACAAGAATAACGTGTATATTAATTCTTCACAACACTTTATAACAATAggaatatttgcatatctaAATTATCTGACACCCAAGTCCCGCCAGGAGGTGCTGGACCTTCTGGTCACGGGCTTGAAGAGATTGGAATATCGCGGCTACGACTCTACTGGAGTGGCAATCGACTCACCGGATAATAAAAACATCGTCATGGTCAAGCGAACGGGAAAGGTCAAAGTGCTTGAAGAAGCAATTCAAGAGCGTAAGTTCTGTAGAAAactgtaaacaaaaataaaaatttgtccACAGACTTCAGCGGAAAAGAATACAGCGAACCCGTCCCGACCCACGTCGGAATTGCTCACACCCGCTGGGCCACCCATGGTGTTCCTTGCGAGAAGAACTCCCACCCACACCGTTCGGACGACGAAAATGGTTTCGTCGTAGTTCATAACGGCATCATCACCAACTACAATGATGTAAAGACCTTTCTTTCGAAGCGAGGTTACGAGTTCGAGtcggatacggatacagagGTATTTGCCAAGCTAGTACATCACCTGTGGAAAACCCACCCCACCTACTCGTTCCGCGAGCTGGTCGAGCAAGCCATCCTTCAAGTGGAGGGCGCCTTTGCTATTGCCGTAAAGTCCAAATACTTTCCCGGAGAGTGTGTGGCGTCGCGGCGTAGTTCGCCATTGCTAGTGGGAATCAAGACAAAAACACGCCTAGCTACTGACCACATTCCAATTCTGTACGGAAAAGGTAAGCAAAGCGCAATGGTTTCTCGGCTATAGCAGTCTCTCCACAGTCAGTTTCTTCACCAGCCATTCCTTTCTCTTCTTACTTTTTGTAATTAACTGTCTATGTGTCGTGGTTTCCCGATTGTTTTCTATAACAACCGCCATTGTTCTGttgccactccactccactttgACGGCCCTTCTCTTCCTGCCTGCCGCACCTGTGTTGAACTCGGCGCCGATGTCGTACCGTAGATGACAAGAAGCTCAGCCCCGATCAAGGTAGTCACCTGCCTAACCCATTTGCTTTTTTAATCGATAACACGTGGCTGGGGCTTTGTGCACACTAactgaaaatgcaaaataattctTTCACCTCTCTTTGACCAATATATTAAAAGCTTGCGTGTGAAAATGTATTGAACAATAATTAACCTAACACTTACACTTTTTTTCATCcgccaacattttttttagatgCCGACTCTGGAAAACCTCAAGGTAATTACAACATGATATCTTTTATtgaatcaatttaaaatgatacTTGCTTGCTTGGTTTTGGACGACTTATCGTACTAGGCACCTTCCATCTCACACTTGTAATTCTAATTCggcttaaattaaacaatactTCGATTTTATTCTTCAAAATTTATCTGGTCAGAGTGTATGACAGAAGAAAATTCACTTTTATGCTATATCAGATAACCAATATAAGTtattcatttcaaaataaaaaccattggCATATAGTCTCGTTATAATAAACAGAGCTTCAAAATTTAACACATTGTTCGCCGAGATTACTTTTCAGATCAATTGATAGAAAAGAATTCACATAAATATAAGGATATATTTTAGCATCAACCACCTTTCTGACTTCAATAGTTTTCAAGATTTGAGTGCCCCAACGAATAGACGATTCTAGTTCCTAGcttcatatatttaataacatatcagagttaaatatattttcaacgtatttatttttatttcattcccTTTGTGCATTATTCAATATATATGCGCACTCAATACCCATTAACCCCCCACTTCTAATTCCGCACCTGCTATCGCTTACCACGGATGACATTGTACTGCCCTTTCTGTATCTATCGCTACGAAACTACGAATGGGGCACGCAATGCTATCAACGCCACGTAAACTGTACATTCAACGAATCATGAATGCCACACaaccaaaatacaaaattaacgAGCTAGATATTCGCCCACATGGACAATCTCGTGAACTGCCAGTGCTTCCCCGTTCGGAAAGCACTTCTGAGTTTATGCCCTTGGAAGAGAAGGAAGTTGAGTACTTCTTCGCGTCGGACGCCTCAGCCGTCATAGAGCACACTAACCGGGTCATCTATTTGGAGGTAATATAGTTGATTCTTTCTTTTATCAAGCAAAACACATCTCGATGAGGTTAAAAAgcaagtgaaaaaaataactatataaaatgtacatttacacgaaaaactagaaaatgtatagtgaaaaattatttaaaccttAAAATAAATCGTAAGTAGTTATTAAcgaaaatgttaataaagAATTTTTTCGAATTAGACAAAAAACTTACAGAAAGCATTAAAGAATGTCTGTCAAACGACACGTCACTAACGAGACGGCTTCAAAGGCTATGTCGGTATATAAAATTCGTAGTCTTATGTCGAGAACGAATTCAACATATTTTGGTGAAAAAGGGTGAGCTTTTCCAAATTGAGTAAAGTGGTGTGTTTTTATACACGTTAAGAAGAGCTAAGTAGAGCAAAAGGGTATATTCACTGAAAAGTAAATTGCAGGATACTTGCCGAGTCAATCTGGCCATGCCAGTCTGTCCGTATCTCTTCGTCAAGAAAATTAAGCAGAATGATTTCAGCAATTTCTGTGAATAAACTTAACAGGATAAAACGCTGTAGTCAAGTTACTCGATCATCAGATAGATACTCGTTACTCAGCGAGTAACGAACTACAAAGATTAACTTTCTTTTCGGCATATCGCTAGAAACTTgcaaggaaaaaataaatggtttgTATTGCCGAATATTTACTTAGCATatcaattataaaataaaaaaaaattgaaaagcattGTTATATATCCTTTCACTCTATTTTTCTGGTAGGACgacgatgttgctgctgttcggGATGGTACTCTTAGTATACATCGCCTAAAGAAGAGCCTGGATGATCCGCACGCTCGCGAAATCACTACCTTAAAGATGGAAATTCAACAGATCATGAAGGGAAACTATGACTATTTTATGCAAAAGGAGATTTTCGAGCAGCCCGACTCCGTGGTGAATACAATGCGCGGTCGCGTCCGCTTCGATGGTAACGCCATAGTGCTCGGCGGAATCAAAGACTACATTCCTGAAATCAAACGCTGTCGTCGCCTGATGTTGATTGGATGTGGCACATCTTACCACAGCGCTGTAGCCACTAGGCAGCTGCTCGAAGAGCTCACGGAGCTTCCTGTGATGGTCGAACTGGCTTCCGACTTCTTAGACCGAAACACTCCTATTTTCCGAGACGACGTCTGCTTCTTTATATCGCAGTCCGGAGAGACTGCCGACACCCTAATGGCCTTACGCTACTGTAAGCAGCGAGGAGCCCTGATTGTGGGCATTACGAATACCGTAGGCAGCAGCATATGTCGGGAATCGCATTGTGGAGTGCACATTAATGCCGGACCAGAGATAGGCGTGGCCTCGACCAAGGCATACACCTCCCAATTCATTTCCCTGGTGATGTTCGCTCTAGTTATGTCCGAAGATCGACTGTCACTGCAACAGCGACGGCTGGAGATTCTGCAGGCGTTGTCCAAGCTCGCGGACCAAATCCGAGACGTTCTGCAGCTGGACTCCAAAGTTCAAGAACTGGCCAAAGACCTTTACCAACACAAGTCGCTTCTGATAATGGGTAGGGGCTACAACTTTGCCACTTGTTTGGAAGGTGCATTGGtaagatacttttttttgggtattATTTTCCCAAGCTTACGTCTTCATTTTACGTCTTTCAGAAAGTCAAAGAGTTGACTTACATGCACAGCGAGGGCATTATGGCCGGTGAATTGAAGCACGGTCCACTGGCCCTCGTAGACGACTCCATGCCCGTGCTGATGATTGTTTTGCGAGACCCCGTTTACGTAAAGTGCATGAACGCTCTACAGCAGGTCACATCCCGCAAAGGATGCCCGATTATTATCTGCGAGGAGGGAGACGAGGAGACCAAGGCTTTCTCCTCCCGCCATCTGGAGATTCCTCGCACCGTCGACTGCCTGCAAGGAATTCTCACCGTTATCCCAATGCAACTACTGTCTTATCATATTGCCGTGCTCCGCGGATGCGACGTCGACTGTCCTAGAAACCTAGCAAAGTCTGTGACAGTTGAATAAACACCTATTTAAATGGAACTCCGACTTTGTACCTCTACATGATAATCTCCACATTTTGTTGTGAAAACTTCCAAACAAGGCATACCTACAAAATACCattattataaaacattttcatattttcggATAAACCGTACTcaattttattgaataaaattgttattatttccaGAATAGTAGTAAAGGTTAAAAGATTTAGTAGTTTTCTTTTAGTGTAAAAGTGGTAAACACAGTTCGTTAACAAATTGTTAACATGTAGAAGGAAGCATTTGCAACGGTAAGGTTAATATATATTCTGgatcaggatcactagccgAGTCTATCTGTGCAGATTTCCCATTTGTCATTTGCACTCGGAACTTTCGGAAGGCATAGTAGGAATGTATAGTAGGTTACCAAAGTTAGTAATCGATACGTCTGTTTATCGTTCGTTTTATGCTGagaatgaaaaatgttaaGATCGAGCTTTCTGAATTATAAAAGCCTTAAGAATGCCTGAAAAGTACTGGGTAAACCTCCGAAAATATCCAAAGTATCATTACTTTACTCATCACGTTGCTGGGAAACTACATATCTCGACATATTGAATCGCAATATCAGAAACATTGACAAGCCCTTCAATAcgcacaataaaaattaaatgaaataactaGAACATTTGTTTGCAAACACTTGATTGCCGACATCAAATTATTCTATAAATGAACTGaaagattttattttcttaacgTTTTTAACACCCGCTGGAAAAATTACACCGCGACTTAAGACTTAATAAAGATCACTCTTTAATTTTCAGGAgatattattgatttttttccactatcatttttattgactGAGCAATACTCCTCCTTGAATTTTTTGACTAATGCTCCTTTATGcgcgttactcgtagagtgcAAGGGTATACTAGCTTCGTTGAAAAGCAGGACAGATGGATGGAAATGGGCAAATCAATTTGACTAGTGATCCTGATGAAGATTGTAAAAAAATGTTACCAAGcttcttttataaaaataggcTAAACCAAGTTGCACTGGCAAATACTTCTGTTAAAATATCGATCGTAATATCGATATATGccaaaacaatattaatacATTTGGGAACACTATTGTCATGtctagtgtttttttttctcttcttcCTGCGACAAGTATCGCTCTTGTTAATATTACTTAAGTCTCATCAGAATCAGAATAGGAAAACGAAATATTAAACCGAGGAAAAATCCTCGATGTGAAAATCTTGTATACGGGATATACTAAGTAAAAACGATTCGATAAAACTGATTGATGAAAATGGTAATGATGAATGGAAAAGCTTGAAAAATTAGCCAAGAACgcatcaataaaatattttagtgaTTCGTTATAAAATTTTGCTACGAGTGTTTGAAATGCCAAGAAAGTATTTTCCAATTTGGATTTCATTTATAAAAGAAAGAGCCTAGCAAGTCTGTCCGAAAGTAACTACCCGCgctaaaaattaaaaggataattaaaataatttttttcttttgagaCTAACAAATAATCATAATCTATATCATAATCTATATAAGTTTACAATTGagttttaaattgtattgGGGGTATAAGGGCCGTGAGTAGGTTATCGCTGGGGTGGTTGATCGTTTCGCTGCAGCCGACTTAAGCTGCTGACTCTAACCGTCTGGCAAGGGGACTTGGATGTGCGTCGAACTTGTTTTTAACTCTTTAGCGGATATTTCATCTTTGACAAGCTTGACTTACAAATCTCTCGGCCATACAATTTTACGATTTCGATTTAAAATCGCAAAATCGGGGCTGCGGTTTTCGAAttcataacatttttttcgatttgtaaAACGTGCACTTTTGTCTGGCCAAAATTACAAGTaattaccttttttttatatcaagTCAGATCTTATTTACTACTGATACCACAAGATCAATCTgccattttataaaaaatagatttCCGACCCCACCTAACATTCGACAATCAAATTTAGCATTAAGAGAATGTATTAGGCCTTCAAACGAAATGGGGCACGGTACAAATTCAagttaaaataagaaaagttaAATTTGATGAAAAATCATGGAGATGTATACTTTTCGTATGAACCAAATGGTTAGGGATGCGGCAACTGAGAAGTGTGTAACAGCTAGAGATGTtattgttgatgatgatgtaaCTTAGAGTATGCCGTTCCAGTAACATATGGTGATGATacatacagctgtgttcattAAAATAGCTGTGCGATGGAAACTAATAAATACAAAGGAATTTTACATGTCCCTTTTCGGAATCGACTTTttattccatttatttttgtaaaatggaatgCGTAGATAGGGAAACAAGAAAAAGCAAATTCACAACCCAATAGTCTGGGGTCCCGAcataatcaatattttctaataatgaatgttctgccaaaatggtatccaatgccattaaatatgaatggaagcccgaaaaccgTAGTACCATACGTAAAACGACAGATATAGAGGATCGACGCATAGTTGGTTTCAGCAAAGTCTCTCCTTTTTCATCCTTTAGCGACATAAAGTCTGAGCTGAACCTGGGAATCAGTGTCGTTACAATTCGGAGACGACTTCTGTATCATAATTTCAGTGCGAGGAGTCCACTAAAGGTTTCCATACTTAGCCCAAGGCATATTAAGGCAAGGTTAAGCTCCCCTAAAACCTACCTAAACTGGCCAGTCTCCAAATGGCGTAATATCCTTTGGACTGATGGGTCAAAAATAGTGCTATTTGGTGGAACTGGTTCACTACAGTAAATCTGACGACCTCCAAACACGGagtaccacccaaaacacccactgaAGACTTTCAATCATGGTGGACCTAAAATCCTGGTATgggattgttttttttttaaaatggtATGAGTCCATAACATATGATTTATAGACCAAAACGCATATGTGAATATACTTAGTGATGTCTTACTGTCatattctgaatataatatgcGCTTAAAATGGACATTCCAACAGGATAATGATCCGAAACACACAACCACATCGCCTAAGAATAGgttcacccaaaatagaataTAGTTAATGCCGCGGCCAGCACCATCTCCCGATTTAAGCCCGATCGAAAACCTGTGGGggacattaaacaatatgtgtcGAAGAACTCTCCGACGTCACAGGCTCAGATTGGGCAAGTTGTGCAGGATGCCTGGAGAAAGATAACCCCCAaacgttgccaggacctggtggactccatgccgcGTGGGTGCATGGCCGTACTGGCTAACAAAGGCTATCCAACCAAGTATTAGGCcctaattaacacattaaaaaaaacttagtTCTAAGTCAAGTTGAATTTTGTTACTATTATGTCATAGCAAGAAGAACTCAATTCACATTTCTTAAACGAAGCATGGCCACTTGTGCAGAAgccagaaaaaaacaagagctAATGTTATCAACAAGTTAGCCgattatcagatacccgttccTCAACTAGTGTGAATGCAATAgcgaaatttcaaaaaaaagttttttggcaaaacgaTAGAAATCTACAcaactaataatattataaaaaaatattcaacaattttcaaaaatgtgggcgtggcagttttagggcgttagaatGGTCGTGGATtaagttttttggcaagtcgatagaaatttacacgaaaaataacacatttttcaaaagtgtggcaGTGACAGTTTTTTGCGGTTAGTGgccgttagagtgggcgtggcaacgtGGATTAAAAAACTTACTCTGCGTCTAAGTCTCTAGAATCTCTATGCTGAACCATGAActatgaatatatgtatatatgaatatataaagCTACTTTTTTATTCTTGAATAACTTGTATTTAAtgtctttgtttttcattaaatggattttttaacgtaattttatttgaaatagtATGAATGCgtttttttggattttcccCTATCCTTAAAGCGAATGCTGGACTATTTTGTATACTCCCATAATGGCCTGCATTGAAacttataaaatgtttttttaatttaaaacacgTATATATAGTTACATATTCATTCTCAATATGAAATTCTTAACCTGATCTTTCAAAAAGCTTCAATCATCAAAGACTATTTGTTTATCGATAACTTAAGCTTTATATTGCTTAATGGCATGTCTTTATGTCTTTTGAAGAGTgaagtttttcaaaagttcGTCTTAGGTTTCTCATATGGAGATTGAATACGGTCACACCCTCGTCTTTTACATGTTCGCTTGGTCTCAAGCGTTCCATTCTGGGTACAATTGTGGTACTGTATTTTCAATGTCTactatttcagtttttttttttttattaactatttcaatttttttttttcactttttacatatttttggttttagaTAGGTTATTATAATGATATTCGGTGATGTCTTGCATTtcgtaaaaaaataaaatttgaaaatatggcTAAGACAAACAAGGTGattatctatatctatctataaattgtaaatgtatataaattgtatatataaacttaataatttcttttatttcagCTTTTGTTACAATGTGCTCGGTAAATATTAGGTTTGtgtattgttaaatattatttgatgTTTAAAGGTCTTTTAACTCTGCTGTATAACTGAATACTTTTATAACTTTcctattttcattaaaaatgtcttgatttttacaattttgatTAAGTTTTTCTCGAGTTATAAGGTTTGAtgtattaaatgtaaaatggtTTCCTATATTTCTGGAAAGTACAAGATGTTGTTTCATGATTGATTATACTAGCTATCCAATGGTCTTTAATAATATTCTTCGCTTGTGTATTTCAAACAcgattattgtttttatattttcatcaataatttttcaattattgtCCTGGTAATGGGTGATAAGGAAAGTAGGCTCAATTGTGGTTGTGGAAATGTGAGACATTAGGAATATTTCGTTAGTAGAGATTTTATACCACGGTTGTCGTGCTTTAGAAGGTTTCGATTAAATATTCCAACTTCAACCTCTTCGATGTATTATGTAAAATGTTAAATAGTAAAAGGGAgatttttcgttatttttctTAAGATTTTGAAAGGGTATATATCATTTCAATACCGTTATTATGACTGCCAAAATGGTATTTGAAAGTAGAGCCGgtatgataaataaatatatttcgctTAACagctctttttttctttttttttaaactaaacaTTCCTCGTTTGTCGCGTTTTGTTGTTCAtttctttttacatttttatacccgttactcgtagagtaaaatggta
Protein-coding sequences here:
- the LOC27208816 gene encoding glutamine--fructose-6-phosphate aminotransferase [isomerizing] 2 isoform X4, with translation MCGIFAYLNYLTPKSRQEVLDLLVTGLKRLEYRGYDSTGVAIDSPDNKNIVMVKRTGKVKVLEEAIQEHFSGKEYSEPVPTHVGIAHTRWATHGVPCEKNSHPHRSDDENGFVVVHNGIITNYNDVKTFLSKRGYEFESDTDTEVFAKLVHHLWKTHPTYSFRELVEQAILQVEGAFAIAVKSKYFPGECVASRRSSPLLVGIKTKTRLATDHIPILYGKDADSGKPQVLPRSESTSEFMPLEEKEVEYFFASDASAVIEHTNRVIYLEDDDVAAVRDGTLSIHRLKKSLDDPHAREITTLKMEIQQIMKGNYDYFMQKEIFEQPDSVVNTMRGRVRFDGNAIVLGGIKDYIPEIKRCRRLMLIGCGTSYHSAVATRQLLEELTELPVMVELASDFLDRNTPIFRDDVCFFISQSGETADTLMALRYCKQRGALIVGITNTVGSSICRESHCGVHINAGPEIGVASTKAYTSQFISLVMFALVMSEDRLSLQQRRLEILQALSKLADQIRDVLQLDSKVQELAKDLYQHKSLLIMGRGYNFATCLEGALKVKELTYMHSEGIMAGELKHGPLALVDDSMPVLMIVLRDPVYVKCMNALQQVTSRKGCPIIICEEGDEETKAFSSRHLEIPRTVDCLQGILTVIPMQLLSYHIAVLRGCDVDCPRNLAKSVTVE